The following proteins are encoded in a genomic region of Anguilla anguilla isolate fAngAng1 chromosome 15, fAngAng1.pri, whole genome shotgun sequence:
- the LOC118214369 gene encoding coiled-coil domain-containing protein 173-like — translation MAVSSALVSSNGSQGKRRGLLVDNRERVLENTTRQQFYQSDRVKQFHRDLLLTETLNERKLQIERNQRMRDAANEEARKLVAELKRAEAEAMDQERQKERQREMKKKAYADDLRQQMREMEQQRTQKMLERQREMQECEQMRRQYATEQSRLRQNQRQEEMKAMNSYLEHLADKRRDRETEDKREEVAEEGRRRFVVEKDQWTQASNEDHADGFRRRMRRSEVLGAKLETQAREQARWREAANSRALAKALAQQEARFIQERNRKKQMNLDMANSIAGYREYKQKEHQLRAMEESRSSLDTLQSSKEADRAFQETQRWAAQRKREDRAVLDGMLHRQIAQKQAQEQLRKQEDEEFDLKTLELLALEDLEFQRYTKGVIDAATDADRNTLPLRKTTCKGTGVGLGPISGGIRANYLVPGANHSQIPQYYNSAARDINRLYRASEDESTERRLGFIW, via the coding sequence ATGGCAGTTTCCTCTGCTTTGGTTTCCAGCAATGGGAGCCAGGGTAAAAGGAGAGGCCTTCTTGTTGACAACAGAGAAAGGGTTCTTGAAAATACCACCCGGCAGCAGTTCTACCAGAGCGACCGCGTGAAGCAGTTTCACAGAGACCTCCTGCTGACGGAGACCTTGAATGAAAGAAAGCTGCAGATTGAGCGCAATCAGCGAATGAGGGATGCGGCCAACGAGGAAGCCAGGAAGCTAGTGGCCGAGCTGAAACGCGCCGAGGCGGAGGCCATGGATCAGGAGCGACAGAAAGAGAGGCAGCGGGAGATGAAGAAGAAGGCGTACGCGGACGACCTGAGGCAGCAGATGAGGGAGATGGAACAACAGAGGACGCAGAAGATGCTGGAAAGGCAGAGGGAGATGCAGGAGTGCGAGCAAATGCGGAGGCAGTACGCGACGGAGCAGAGCAGGCTCAGGCAAAACCAACGGCAGGAGGAGATGAAGGCCATGAACTCGTACCTGGAGCACCTGGCGGACAAGCGCAGGGACAGGGAGACGGAGGACAAGCGGGAGGAGGTGGCGGAGGAAGGGCGGCGGCGCTTTGTCGTGGAGAAGGACCAGTGGACGCAAGCGAGCAACGAGGACCACGCCGACGGGTTCCGGCGCAGGATGCGGCGCAGCGAGGTCCTGGGCGCCAAGCTGGAGACGCAGGCGCGCGAGCAGGCCCGGTGGCGCGAAGCCGCCAACTCCCGGGCGCTGGCCAAAGCCCTGGCCCAGCAGGAGGCCAGGTTCATCCAGGAGCGCAACCGCAAGAAGCAGATGAACCTGGACATGGCCAACTCCATCGCGGGCTACCGGGAGTACAAGCAGAAGGAGCACCAGCTCCGGGCCATGGAGGAGAGCCGCAGCTCCCTGGACACGCTCCAGTCCAGCAAGGAGGCCGACAGGGCCTTCCAGGAGACGCAGCGCTGGGCCGCCCAGAGGAAGCGGGAGGACAGGGCCGTGCTAGACGGCATGCTCCACCGGCAAATCGCCCAGAAACAGGCCCAGGAGCAGCTGAGGAAGCAGGAAGATGAGGAATTCGACCTGAAGACTCTGGAACTGCTCGCACTGGAAGACCTGGAGTTCCAGAGGTACACCAAAGGCGTCATCGATGCGGCGACAGACGCCGACAGGAACACCCTCCCGCTCCGCAAGACCACCTGCAAGGGGACTGGTGTGGGCTTGGGGCCCATTTCGGGTGGAATTAGAGCCAATTATCTGGTTCCCGGGGCCAACCATTCTCAAATACCGCAGTATTACAACAGCGCGGCTCGCGATATCAACAGGTTATACAGGGCCTCTGAAGACGAGTCTACAGAGCGAAGACTTGGATTCATATGGTGA